A genomic window from Streptomyces sp. 846.5 includes:
- a CDS encoding FAD-dependent monooxygenase — protein sequence MLYARGNFDPRSMYTFFSAHDGPLMVFPMKGDRMRLIAQVPTASTDAASQEWLQRVADERAAGRIRIHGSLWLTCFEIHHAQVPQYRVGRVFLAGDAAHIHSPAGGQGMNTGIQDAFNLGWKLAAAYRGTASETLIDSYHAERHPVAARVIEFSTRLTHLSTLTNPVAQALRNTVLHTATGIGPARQALADETEETTLSYHGSPAVVGSATHAKVRSGDHLPDVAGTELRKVLSAETGHVLVTIGPDRAPAELPGVRQILLTDTDAAVAGFDVVLADPDRRAAARFGLASGRIMVRPDGYIGAIAEGDDDAPITAYQELTGAAG from the coding sequence ATGCTTTACGCCAGGGGGAACTTCGATCCGCGCTCGATGTACACCTTCTTCTCCGCGCACGACGGCCCGCTGATGGTCTTTCCGATGAAGGGCGACCGGATGCGGCTGATCGCCCAGGTCCCCACCGCGTCCACGGACGCGGCGAGCCAGGAGTGGCTGCAGCGCGTCGCCGACGAGCGGGCCGCAGGACGGATCCGGATCCATGGCTCGCTGTGGCTGACCTGCTTCGAGATCCACCACGCCCAGGTGCCGCAGTACCGGGTCGGGCGGGTCTTCTTGGCCGGCGACGCGGCGCACATCCACAGCCCGGCCGGCGGGCAGGGCATGAACACCGGCATCCAGGACGCCTTCAACCTGGGCTGGAAGCTCGCCGCCGCCTACCGGGGGACGGCATCGGAAACGCTGATCGACAGCTACCACGCCGAACGCCACCCGGTCGCGGCGCGCGTCATCGAGTTCAGCACTCGGCTCACCCACCTGAGCACGCTGACGAACCCGGTCGCGCAAGCGCTGCGCAACACCGTGCTGCACACGGCCACCGGCATCGGCCCGGCCCGCCAGGCCCTGGCCGACGAGACCGAGGAGACGACGCTGTCGTACCACGGCAGCCCGGCGGTCGTGGGGTCGGCGACACACGCGAAGGTCCGCAGCGGGGACCATCTGCCCGACGTGGCGGGCACGGAACTGCGCAAGGTGCTGTCCGCGGAAACCGGACATGTACTGGTGACCATCGGCCCCGACCGGGCACCTGCCGAACTCCCCGGCGTCCGGCAGATCCTGCTGACGGACACCGACGCCGCGGTCGCCGGGTTCGACGTCGTGCTGGCGGACCCGGACCGGCGTGCGGCAGCCCGCTTCGGACTGGCCTCGGGCCGCATCATGGTCCGGCCCGACGGCTACATCGGCGCGATCGCCGAGGGGGACGACGACGCGCCGATCACGGCCTACCAGGAGCTGACAGGCGCCGCGGGGTAG
- a CDS encoding MFS transporter — protein sequence MERSLRAGRTATFAYFVLDGFLMGTWVVHIPSIEQRVGISHATLGWLLLLLGGGAFAGMRLVGPLTDRFGARRTVPASAVACSAALVLPGLAAGAWTLGAALVLLGFANGCLDVSMNTHAVQVERGYRRPIMSAFHALFSVGGVAASLVGAATLSWGWSTVATLGGTGAFGVAAALLAAPALLRAETAPVGDSGAASASRGRAPRATPRLIWMLAVLAFMLMLCEGVANDWSTLQLKTVLGAPAATAALAYGAFATTMTVGRLLTDRVATRIGAVAVLRYGAAVAAAGLALAALSPVVPLALVGWAVFGAGMSGCIPQLFSAAGHADPDSAGANVSRVAGLGYVGMLAGPAVIGPMTRLMPLNIAFLLPVALCVVASLTSRILKDGNAVPAGHQADPEPAAAGSGTSGRTP from the coding sequence ATGGAAAGATCTCTGCGTGCAGGTCGGACGGCGACGTTCGCGTACTTCGTCCTCGACGGCTTCCTGATGGGGACCTGGGTCGTCCACATCCCCTCGATCGAGCAGCGCGTCGGGATCAGCCACGCGACGCTGGGCTGGCTTCTGCTGCTGCTGGGCGGGGGCGCCTTCGCGGGCATGCGGCTGGTGGGGCCGCTGACCGACCGCTTCGGGGCGCGCAGGACCGTCCCGGCGAGCGCCGTCGCGTGCAGCGCGGCGCTGGTGCTGCCGGGCCTGGCGGCCGGCGCATGGACCCTGGGGGCGGCGCTGGTACTGCTCGGGTTCGCCAACGGCTGCCTGGACGTGAGCATGAACACCCACGCCGTGCAGGTCGAGCGCGGCTACCGACGACCCATCATGTCCGCCTTCCATGCGCTGTTCTCCGTCGGTGGGGTGGCCGCCTCGCTGGTCGGGGCGGCCACGCTGAGCTGGGGCTGGAGCACCGTCGCCACTCTGGGGGGTACCGGGGCGTTCGGTGTGGCCGCCGCGCTGCTTGCAGCTCCGGCGCTCCTGCGTGCCGAGACCGCCCCCGTCGGCGACAGTGGGGCCGCCTCGGCCTCGCGCGGCCGGGCGCCTCGGGCGACGCCGCGGCTGATCTGGATGCTGGCGGTGCTCGCGTTCATGCTCATGCTGTGCGAGGGGGTCGCCAACGACTGGAGCACGCTGCAGTTGAAGACCGTCCTGGGCGCGCCGGCCGCCACCGCCGCGCTGGCCTACGGCGCCTTCGCCACGACCATGACGGTGGGCCGCCTGCTCACCGACCGGGTCGCCACGCGGATCGGGGCGGTCGCAGTCCTGCGCTACGGCGCGGCCGTGGCCGCGGCCGGCCTGGCCCTGGCCGCACTGTCCCCCGTGGTGCCGCTGGCGCTCGTCGGCTGGGCCGTGTTCGGCGCGGGCATGTCCGGCTGCATCCCGCAGCTCTTCAGCGCCGCGGGCCACGCCGATCCCGACAGCGCGGGGGCGAACGTCTCCCGCGTGGCCGGTCTCGGCTACGTGGGCATGCTCGCCGGGCCCGCGGTGATCGGGCCGATGACCCGCCTCATGCCGCTCAACATCGCCTTCCTCCTGCCCGTCGCGCTGTGCGTCGTCGCGAGCCTCACCTCCCGGATCCTCAAGGACGGGAACGCGGTACCCGCCGGGCACCAGGCGGACCCGGAGCCCGCTGCGGCCGGATCAGGTACAAGCGGTCGCACACCGTAG
- a CDS encoding toxin Doc: MELSVDLAWILERQALVMPKEPDVHDYSALAAAVQRHRVNTPRIGYEPDNAWRAAALLVTIAREEPLPARNAFFAALLAVEYMAASDEGIDAPYGHLPDLVAKVRAYEVDVYACAEQLRAWRL, translated from the coding sequence ATGGAGCTCAGTGTCGACCTGGCGTGGATCCTCGAACGCCAGGCGCTCGTCATGCCCAAAGAGCCCGACGTGCACGACTACTCCGCCCTGGCGGCCGCCGTGCAACGACACAGGGTCAACACGCCGCGCATCGGCTACGAACCGGACAACGCATGGCGCGCCGCCGCGCTCCTGGTGACGATCGCCCGTGAGGAACCCCTTCCGGCCCGGAACGCGTTCTTCGCGGCGCTCCTCGCGGTCGAGTACATGGCCGCATCCGACGAGGGCATCGACGCGCCGTACGGGCACCTCCCCGACCTGGTGGCCAAGGTGCGCGCCTACGAGGTCGACGTGTACGCGTGCGCGGAGCAACTCAGAGCATGGCGGCTGTAA
- a CDS encoding DUF5753 domain-containing protein, with protein sequence MREPRSGPTVGQIVLGRRLQHLRETAGLTLNQAAAALDVNAATVRRMEKAEVGFKLLYVRTLLQTYGVGADESRAFIELAKDANQPGWWHQYRDVLPEWFSLYVSLEGAATVIRAYEPHHVPGLLQTEDYARAVLRLGFAHVPDELERHVALRLERQSLLTRPNAPHVWVVMDETALRRPAGSADVMRAQVDRLIEATRIPNVTLQVMPFAAGLHSAAFGPFHLFRFQEPELPDIVYGENLTGAVYLDDPVDVAAHREALDRLGAQAVPADATAAFLGGIRKEI encoded by the coding sequence GTGAGGGAACCCCGGTCGGGTCCTACCGTGGGTCAGATCGTGCTGGGCCGACGGCTCCAGCACCTCCGCGAGACCGCCGGACTGACGCTCAATCAGGCAGCCGCGGCGCTCGACGTCAACGCGGCCACCGTCCGGCGGATGGAGAAGGCCGAGGTCGGCTTCAAACTCCTGTACGTCCGCACCCTCCTGCAGACCTACGGAGTCGGCGCGGACGAGAGCCGCGCCTTCATCGAACTCGCCAAGGACGCCAACCAGCCCGGCTGGTGGCACCAGTACCGCGACGTCCTGCCCGAGTGGTTCAGCCTCTACGTGAGCCTCGAAGGCGCGGCCACGGTGATCCGCGCCTACGAGCCGCACCACGTCCCCGGCCTGCTGCAGACCGAGGACTACGCCCGCGCCGTGCTCCGCCTCGGCTTCGCCCACGTCCCCGACGAACTCGAACGCCACGTGGCCCTACGCCTGGAGCGCCAGTCCCTGCTGACCCGCCCCAACGCCCCGCACGTGTGGGTGGTGATGGACGAGACCGCCCTGCGCCGGCCCGCCGGATCCGCGGACGTGATGCGCGCCCAGGTCGACCGCCTCATCGAGGCGACCCGGATCCCCAACGTCACCCTCCAGGTCATGCCGTTCGCCGCCGGACTGCACTCCGCCGCGTTCGGCCCCTTCCACCTCTTCCGATTCCAGGAGCCGGAACTGCCGGACATCGTCTACGGGGAGAACCTCACCGGCGCCGTCTACCTCGACGATCCCGTCGACGTCGCGGCCCACCGCGAGGCACTGGACCGG
- a CDS encoding ABC transporter ATP-binding protein produces the protein MDTPVAVRGRGITKVFGDVVALDHIDVSMTQGQIHGLVGPNGAGKTTLLGLLLGLSAADEGSLEILGTPVGRGSAAPDGVSGFVDAPGLYPTLTARQNLATLLALRPDDAPATGVEEALEQVGLADVADARVRGFSLGMRQRLGLAAALLTGPRLLVLDEPSNGLDPVGKRHMHTVLSRLAAEGVTVVMSSHRMDDLAALCSEVTILATGRVVFSGPLSKLSDDSRELDYRLRASDPSAARAVAAGTPGVSIIDGHDAPVRPDTDVIVVRARVAAVDELVARLVRDDIAVRELAHVVPPLEAAFLALTEQEADR, from the coding sequence ATGGACACACCCGTCGCGGTGAGAGGCCGCGGCATCACCAAGGTCTTCGGTGATGTCGTCGCCCTCGACCACATCGATGTGAGCATGACGCAGGGTCAGATCCACGGCCTGGTCGGCCCGAACGGCGCCGGCAAGACCACGCTCCTCGGCCTGCTGCTGGGCCTGTCCGCCGCGGACGAAGGGAGTCTGGAGATCCTCGGCACTCCGGTGGGACGCGGGTCGGCCGCGCCCGACGGTGTCTCCGGGTTCGTCGACGCGCCGGGCCTCTACCCCACGCTCACCGCGAGGCAGAACCTTGCAACACTCCTCGCGCTGCGCCCTGATGACGCGCCGGCCACGGGTGTCGAGGAGGCACTGGAGCAGGTCGGGCTCGCCGACGTCGCCGACGCCAGGGTCCGCGGCTTCTCCCTGGGCATGCGCCAGCGGCTGGGGCTGGCCGCGGCGCTGCTGACCGGGCCGCGGCTGCTGGTGCTCGACGAGCCGTCCAACGGCCTGGACCCGGTCGGCAAGAGGCACATGCACACCGTGCTCAGCCGGCTGGCCGCCGAAGGCGTCACGGTGGTGATGTCCAGCCATCGGATGGACGATCTGGCGGCGCTGTGTTCCGAGGTCACCATCCTGGCCACCGGGCGCGTGGTCTTCTCCGGACCGCTGTCAAAGCTCTCCGACGACAGCCGTGAACTCGACTACAGGCTGCGCGCGTCGGATCCGTCCGCCGCGCGCGCGGTCGCGGCCGGAACGCCCGGTGTGAGCATCATCGACGGCCACGACGCCCCGGTGCGACCGGACACCGACGTGATCGTCGTCCGCGCACGGGTGGCAGCCGTGGACGAGCTCGTGGCCCGCCTGGTCCGCGACGACATCGCGGTGCGCGAGTTGGCGCACGTCGTCCCACCGCTGGAAGCCGCGTTCCTCGCCCTCACCGAGCAGGAGGCCGACCGATGA
- a CDS encoding ABC transporter permease, which translates to MTTTVTDAPAPAPAAGAGKAGARPVRVARILRFELLKQFSTWRVRLLIGLCWLGPGLLVFAIDQQSTLPSDTLFGRWMHATGWAGSLVVLAFAGTWVLPLLTSLVAGDVFASEDRLGTWRHLLIVVRSHRRIFAAKAIASAVVIGLLVTGLAVSSVFGGLLAEGSRPLVGLDGHLLPGADAAGNVLLAWVCVLAPTLALAAVGLLGSVALGRSPMGLLLPMLTALGMQVAQLLPLPVPVRLALPGYAFISWNGLFADPQQLGPLLIGVGASLVWAVVATALAYLIFLRRDFTNLTNDGTGRRALTLGVLPLVGALAATVGVVAVTTGEGGSGIDQAKVQRSVATAFAHLYRIQQAQMRRPPVTEAQLQTSAACDKSAGLGAQEGPGNDWRCTVSWNVPGYNATAQAIYQLNVTANGRYTADGDGPVQVNGYFLIVSGGEAVPNPLWQFDGNVDLLPG; encoded by the coding sequence ATGACCACGACCGTCACTGACGCACCCGCCCCGGCCCCCGCCGCCGGGGCCGGGAAAGCGGGCGCGCGCCCGGTCCGGGTGGCCCGCATCCTCCGCTTCGAGTTGCTCAAACAGTTCTCCACCTGGCGGGTGCGCCTGCTGATCGGGCTGTGCTGGCTCGGTCCGGGCCTGCTGGTCTTCGCGATCGACCAGCAGAGCACTCTGCCGTCGGACACCCTGTTCGGCCGGTGGATGCACGCCACCGGCTGGGCCGGGTCACTGGTGGTGCTCGCCTTCGCCGGCACGTGGGTGCTGCCGCTGCTCACATCCTTGGTCGCCGGCGACGTGTTCGCCTCCGAGGACCGGCTGGGCACCTGGCGCCATCTGCTCATCGTGGTCCGTTCGCACCGGCGTATCTTCGCCGCGAAGGCGATCGCCAGCGCCGTCGTGATCGGGCTGCTGGTGACAGGTCTGGCCGTCTCCAGCGTGTTCGGCGGACTGCTCGCGGAGGGGAGCCGGCCGCTGGTCGGATTGGACGGCCACCTGCTCCCCGGCGCGGACGCGGCCGGAAACGTCCTGCTGGCCTGGGTCTGCGTGCTGGCGCCGACGCTGGCCCTGGCAGCCGTCGGGCTGCTCGGCTCCGTCGCCCTGGGCCGTTCCCCGATGGGCCTGCTGCTGCCCATGCTCACCGCCCTGGGGATGCAGGTGGCGCAGTTGCTGCCGCTGCCGGTCCCGGTGCGGCTGGCGCTGCCCGGTTACGCCTTCATCTCCTGGAACGGCCTTTTCGCCGATCCCCAGCAACTCGGGCCGCTGCTGATCGGCGTCGGAGCCAGTCTGGTGTGGGCGGTCGTCGCCACGGCGCTGGCCTACCTGATCTTCCTCCGCCGGGACTTCACCAATCTCACCAACGACGGCACCGGGCGCAGGGCGCTGACCTTGGGTGTCCTCCCACTGGTCGGCGCGCTGGCCGCGACGGTCGGCGTTGTCGCGGTGACGACCGGGGAGGGCGGTTCCGGCATCGACCAGGCCAAGGTGCAACGGTCGGTGGCCACCGCGTTCGCCCACCTCTACCGGATCCAACAGGCGCAGATGCGCCGGCCACCGGTCACCGAGGCGCAGTTGCAGACCTCCGCGGCCTGCGACAAGAGCGCAGGGCTCGGCGCACAGGAGGGACCGGGCAACGACTGGCGCTGCACCGTCTCCTGGAACGTCCCCGGCTACAACGCCACCGCCCAAGCCATCTACCAGCTCAATGTCACCGCGAACGGGCGGTACACCGCCGACGGGGACGGCCCGGTGCAGGTGAACGGCTACTTCCTGATCGTCAGCGGGGGAGAGGCGGTACCGAACCCGCTCTGGCAGTTCGACGGCAACGTCGATCTGCTCCCTGGATGA
- a CDS encoding ATP-binding protein — translation MTTPIPARWDDAKRAPSHATEFRLPAHASSVAVARRRLRQWLGTRQCDAEAVDMAVLVMSELFTNAVTHTDSTEITCVLRTDEDSVHVEVRDQGRKPGQPRVRQATADQENGRGLQIVSTVTDRWGVARDEHGTGRIIWATLPTAV, via the coding sequence ATGACCACGCCCATCCCTGCACGCTGGGACGACGCCAAGCGAGCGCCGTCCCACGCGACGGAGTTCCGGCTTCCCGCGCACGCCTCCTCGGTCGCCGTCGCCCGCCGCCGGCTTCGACAGTGGCTCGGGACGCGTCAGTGCGACGCCGAGGCCGTGGACATGGCGGTGCTGGTGATGTCCGAGCTGTTCACCAATGCCGTCACCCACACCGACAGTACGGAAATCACCTGCGTCCTGCGCACCGACGAGGACTCGGTGCATGTCGAGGTGCGCGACCAGGGCCGCAAGCCGGGGCAGCCCCGCGTACGCCAGGCCACGGCCGACCAGGAGAACGGGCGCGGCCTGCAGATCGTCTCGACCGTGACCGACCGGTGGGGCGTGGCCCGCGACGAGCACGGCACCGGCCGGATCATCTGGGCAACCCTCCCCACCGCCGTCTGA
- a CDS encoding FAD-dependent monooxygenase: MRIVCVGGGPASLYFSILMKKYDQDHSITVLERNPVGSTYGWGVTYWGDLLDKLREGDAPTARAISEHSVRWGGGEAHIRGEVTTHSGDEGFGIGRQRLLDLLAERATDLGVRVEFGHEIEKPSQLPDAELIVAGDGVNSRLRQLHSDHFGTEVTAGRNKFIWLGTGKVFESFTFAFVETPSGWIWFYAYRFTSDLSTCIVECSPETWAGLGFDKLDESATLALLESIFAKQLDGQPLINRADGGGRAPWLNFRTMTNATWRHDNIVLLGDAAHTTHYSIGAGTTLALEDSIGLAGALHQHRDLQPALAAYEQERKRALLSTQAAARYSAQWYENIPRYIHLKPARLFALLGQRHSPLLPYVPPQMYHLANQAVEEFAALRKFRKWLGPKVVRTLQARRPGPL; encoded by the coding sequence ATGCGCATCGTGTGCGTTGGTGGAGGGCCGGCCAGCCTCTACTTTTCGATCTTGATGAAGAAGTACGACCAGGACCACAGCATCACGGTCCTCGAACGCAACCCGGTTGGATCCACGTACGGCTGGGGGGTGACCTACTGGGGTGACCTGCTCGACAAACTACGGGAGGGCGACGCCCCGACCGCGCGAGCCATCAGCGAGCACTCCGTCCGCTGGGGAGGCGGCGAGGCGCACATCCGCGGCGAGGTGACGACCCACTCCGGCGACGAGGGGTTCGGCATCGGCCGACAGCGCCTGCTCGACCTCCTGGCCGAGCGGGCGACCGACCTCGGTGTGCGCGTCGAGTTCGGTCACGAGATCGAGAAACCCTCCCAACTCCCCGACGCAGAGCTGATCGTCGCCGGTGACGGCGTCAACAGCCGCCTGCGCCAGCTTCATTCGGATCACTTCGGGACCGAGGTGACGGCTGGGCGGAACAAGTTCATCTGGCTGGGAACCGGAAAGGTGTTCGAGTCCTTCACGTTCGCCTTCGTCGAGACCCCAAGCGGCTGGATCTGGTTCTACGCCTACCGGTTCACCAGCGATCTCAGTACCTGCATCGTCGAGTGCTCGCCCGAGACCTGGGCCGGGCTAGGCTTCGACAAGCTGGATGAGAGCGCGACACTGGCGCTGCTCGAGAGCATCTTCGCGAAGCAGCTCGACGGTCAACCGCTGATCAACCGGGCGGACGGGGGAGGCCGCGCCCCCTGGCTCAACTTCCGGACCATGACGAACGCAACCTGGCGCCACGACAATATCGTGCTGCTGGGCGACGCCGCCCACACGACGCACTACTCCATCGGCGCCGGAACCACGTTGGCGCTCGAAGACTCCATCGGCCTCGCCGGAGCGCTGCATCAGCACCGCGACCTCCAACCGGCCCTGGCAGCCTACGAACAGGAGCGCAAACGCGCCCTCCTCTCCACTCAGGCCGCGGCGCGCTACAGCGCCCAGTGGTACGAGAACATCCCGCGCTACATCCACCTGAAGCCCGCACGCCTCTTCGCGCTGCTCGGCCAACGGCACTCGCCGCTTCTCCCGTACGTGCCGCCCCAGATGTACCACCTGGCCAACCAGGCCGTTGAGGAGTTCGCAGCCCTGCGGAAGTTCCGGAAGTGGCTCGGTCCCAAGGTCGTCCGGACCCTGCAGGCACGCCGCCCCGGTCCGCTGTGA
- a CDS encoding PKD domain-containing protein, which yields MMKWNKRSASVALLAVATLAGASLATAEGAGKHPATGVGSCTLKGWNPATSPKNAKALPVGQRPQTYKPDDFDCTGAVFAAPGVEFAKFPQPKNFKITDRSVQRTTGGRQAVVGVPTASVNPLAPYFPPFQHFVVIYRENHTFDDYLGDCATTVNSGCNGKVQSTNHISSVPNLHQLAKTYALSDSYSTGVQPPSGPNHWFMFSGQSSSSSQQQSYPSNGTQFDRFLQSDSGPTDEGTSACTTPSGTSSGTSPYTFIMNGDIYWMVSSGSGYWKNPADGKVEVLPPNRPGTSIPEELHTNEYTCQNQSIPDSTVANDYINFINTNGMPAYNYVELFNDHPGTYQDISGNDTATNNIVNSIMGNPTYKNNTLIVVTEDDTQNGSNGPDHVSNTYRVPLLVIGSPTYVKQSYVSHVGYTTANVIAAMERTMQNVHSGVIDPNDSLGSSTFPMTTADQSALGDPLEDFWVQGSTPLSASAKGSPTTGNAPLTETFSGSATGGTAPYTYGWNFGDGSSSTAQNPSHIYSTAGTYTATLTVTDSASPANTATSQVTTTVSAVGNPLAASASATPTSGQVPLSVAFTGTGTGGTPAYSYGWNFGDGTSSTAQNPSHTYSTAGTYTATLTVTDSASPANTASSTVTITASPIAATVPGAPTGLTATAGTGQAALSWTPPSSTGGENVTSYKVYRGTTSGGETLLTSGGCSGLGAVTSCTDTGLTAGQTYYYKVSAVNGVGEGAQSNEASATPTGSGCQAQQLLGNPGFETGTASPWTTSSGVLNNSSSEPPHSGSWDAWLDGYGTTHTDTLSQAVTLPSGCSTYNFTFWLHVDTAETTTTTAYDTLKVQVLNSSGTVLSTLVTYSNLNHNTGYAQHSFSLAAYAGQNVTLKFTGAEDYQKQTSFVLDDSALNVG from the coding sequence ATGATGAAGTGGAACAAGAGATCGGCGAGTGTGGCCCTGCTCGCCGTCGCCACCTTGGCGGGGGCCTCGCTGGCCACGGCCGAGGGGGCCGGAAAGCATCCTGCGACCGGCGTCGGCTCGTGCACGCTGAAGGGGTGGAACCCGGCGACGAGCCCGAAGAACGCCAAGGCCTTACCGGTCGGTCAGCGTCCGCAGACCTACAAGCCGGACGACTTCGACTGCACCGGCGCGGTGTTCGCCGCGCCCGGTGTGGAGTTCGCGAAGTTCCCGCAGCCGAAGAACTTCAAGATCACCGATAGGAGTGTGCAGCGGACGACCGGTGGCCGTCAGGCGGTCGTGGGAGTGCCCACCGCCTCGGTGAACCCGCTGGCGCCGTACTTCCCGCCGTTCCAGCACTTCGTGGTCATCTACCGGGAGAACCACACCTTCGACGACTATCTGGGCGATTGCGCGACCACGGTCAACTCGGGCTGCAACGGCAAGGTGCAGAGCACCAACCACATCAGCTCGGTGCCGAACCTGCACCAGCTGGCCAAGACCTACGCGCTGTCCGACTCGTACAGCACCGGCGTTCAGCCGCCGTCCGGCCCCAACCACTGGTTCATGTTCTCGGGGCAGTCCTCGTCCAGCAGCCAGCAGCAGTCGTACCCTTCGAACGGCACCCAGTTCGACCGCTTCCTGCAGAGCGACTCGGGTCCCACCGACGAGGGCACCAGCGCCTGCACCACCCCCTCCGGCACCAGTAGCGGCACCAGCCCGTACACGTTCATCATGAACGGCGACATCTACTGGATGGTCAGCAGTGGCAGCGGCTACTGGAAGAACCCGGCCGACGGCAAGGTCGAGGTCCTGCCGCCCAACCGTCCGGGCACGTCCATCCCCGAAGAGCTGCACACCAACGAGTACACCTGCCAGAACCAGAGCATCCCCGACAGCACGGTGGCCAACGACTACATCAACTTCATCAACACCAACGGGATGCCGGCCTACAACTACGTGGAGCTCTTCAACGACCACCCCGGCACCTACCAGGACATCTCCGGCAACGACACCGCGACGAACAACATCGTCAACTCCATCATGGGCAACCCGACGTACAAGAACAACACCCTGATCGTCGTCACCGAGGACGACACCCAGAACGGCAGCAACGGCCCGGACCACGTCAGCAACACCTACCGCGTGCCGCTGCTCGTCATCGGGTCGCCGACCTACGTCAAGCAGAGCTATGTCTCGCACGTGGGTTACACCACGGCCAACGTGATCGCGGCGATGGAACGCACGATGCAGAACGTGCACTCCGGCGTCATCGATCCGAACGACAGCCTGGGCTCGTCCACCTTCCCGATGACGACCGCGGACCAGTCCGCGCTCGGCGACCCGCTCGAGGACTTCTGGGTCCAGGGCTCGACTCCCCTGTCCGCGAGCGCGAAGGGGTCCCCGACCACCGGCAACGCGCCGCTGACCGAGACCTTCTCCGGCTCGGCCACCGGCGGCACGGCCCCGTACACGTACGGCTGGAACTTCGGTGACGGGAGCAGCAGCACGGCGCAGAACCCGAGCCACATCTACAGCACCGCGGGCACCTACACCGCGACACTCACCGTCACCGACAGCGCCTCGCCGGCCAATACCGCGACGTCGCAGGTGACGACCACGGTCAGCGCCGTCGGCAATCCGCTGGCGGCCAGCGCCTCGGCCACCCCGACCTCCGGTCAGGTGCCGCTGAGCGTGGCCTTCACCGGCACCGGCACCGGCGGCACCCCGGCGTACAGCTACGGCTGGAACTTCGGTGACGGGACCAGCAGCACGGCGCAGAACCCGAGCCACACCTACAGCACCGCGGGCACCTACACCGCGACACTCACCGTCACCGACAGCGCCTCGCCGGCCAACACCGCATCCTCGACGGTGACCATCACGGCCTCGCCGATCGCCGCGACGGTGCCGGGCGCGCCCACCGGTCTGACGGCGACAGCCGGAACCGGTCAGGCCGCACTGAGCTGGACCCCGCCGTCCAGCACCGGCGGCGAGAACGTCACCTCGTACAAGGTGTACCGCGGCACCACCAGCGGCGGCGAGACCCTGCTGACCAGCGGCGGCTGCAGCGGCCTGGGCGCGGTGACCTCGTGCACGGACACGGGGCTGACTGCCGGTCAGACCTACTACTACAAGGTCAGCGCAGTGAACGGCGTGGGCGAGGGGGCGCAGAGCAACGAGGCGTCCGCCACCCCCACCGGCTCGGGCTGCCAGGCACAGCAACTGCTGGGCAACCCCGGCTTTGAGACCGGTACCGCCTCGCCGTGGACGACGAGCAGCGGAGTGCTCAACAACAGCTCCTCCGAGCCGCCGCACTCCGGGAGTTGGGACGCCTGGCTGGACGGCTACGGCACCACCCACACTGACACGCTCTCGCAGGCGGTCACGCTGCCGTCCGGGTGCTCCACGTACAACTTCACCTTCTGGCTCCACGTCGACACGGCGGAGACCACGACGACGACGGCGTACGACACCCTGAAGGTGCAGGTGCTCAACAGCTCCGGCACGGTGCTGTCCACCCTGGTCACCTACTCCAACCTCAACCACAACACCGGTTACGCGCAGCACAGTTTCAGCCTGGCGGCCTACGCGGGGCAGAACGTCACACTGAAGTTCACCGGGGCTGAGGACTACCAGAAGCAGACCTCGTTCGTCCTCGACGACAGCGCGCTGAACGTCGGCTGA